The Leifsonia williamsii genome includes a region encoding these proteins:
- the rarD gene encoding EamA family transporter RarD, translating into MPQQDQTAVTPAPSSLEQHRGPGLAYAISAYVLWGILPIYFLSLVPASAWEIVGWRVLFSLVFCAIVLTVTRAWGRFGALLRNRRILFTMGLAGVFIYVNWQTYVLATVSGHVVEAALGYFINPIVTVFLGVVVQRERLRVAQWVAVGVSIVAVIVLAVGYGSFPWIALLLAFSFGFYGLIKKRVGPTVDAVSGLTLETLWLTPVAIVQLIVVATTAGLTFGTVSVWHTVAMVGAGVITAVPLLFFAAASRRLPLVYMGFIQYFAPFIQFLVGVFVLHEAMPPERWVGFSIVWLALVILSVDMIVAARQGRRKAVELDVASVD; encoded by the coding sequence GTGCCACAGCAAGACCAGACCGCGGTGACTCCCGCGCCCAGCTCCCTCGAACAGCACCGCGGCCCGGGGCTCGCGTACGCGATCTCCGCCTACGTGCTGTGGGGCATCCTCCCCATCTACTTCCTGTCGCTGGTGCCCGCGAGCGCGTGGGAGATCGTCGGCTGGCGCGTGCTGTTCTCGCTCGTGTTCTGCGCGATCGTGCTCACGGTGACGCGGGCGTGGGGGCGGTTCGGAGCGCTGCTGCGCAACCGGCGCATCCTCTTCACGATGGGGCTCGCCGGAGTCTTCATCTACGTCAACTGGCAGACCTACGTGCTGGCCACGGTGAGCGGTCATGTGGTGGAGGCGGCGCTCGGCTACTTCATCAACCCGATCGTCACGGTGTTCCTCGGGGTCGTGGTGCAGCGCGAGCGGCTGCGGGTCGCGCAGTGGGTGGCCGTCGGCGTCAGCATCGTGGCGGTGATCGTGCTCGCCGTCGGCTACGGGTCGTTCCCGTGGATCGCGCTGCTGCTCGCGTTCTCGTTCGGCTTCTACGGCCTGATCAAGAAGCGCGTGGGGCCGACCGTCGACGCGGTCTCCGGCCTGACGCTCGAGACGCTCTGGCTGACGCCCGTCGCCATCGTGCAGTTGATCGTCGTCGCGACGACCGCGGGCCTGACGTTCGGCACGGTGAGCGTCTGGCACACCGTCGCCATGGTCGGCGCCGGCGTCATCACCGCGGTGCCGCTGCTGTTCTTCGCCGCGGCCTCCCGTCGCCTCCCGCTCGTCTACATGGGCTTCATCCAATACTTCGCGCCCTTCATCCAGTTCCTGGTGGGCGTGTTCGTGCTGCACGAGGCCATGCCGCCCGAGCGCTGGGTCGGTTTCAGCATCGTCTGGCTCGCCCTCGTCATCCTGAGCGTCGACATGATCGTGGCTGCTCGCCAGGGGCGTCGGAAGGCGGTCGAGCTCGACGTCGCCTCTGTCGACTGA
- the guaB gene encoding IMP dehydrogenase, translated as MDQPDPFGFIGLTYDDVMLLPGHTDVIPSEADTSTRLTKRISMATPLLSSAMDTVTESRMAVAMARQGGIGIIHRNLSIEDQASHVDKVKRSESGMITNPVTTTPDATVEEVDALCGQFRVSGLPVVEADGTLVGIITNRDMRFVSPFERSTTRVRDVMTRQPLITAPVGIDPDAAVAIFAEHKIEKLPLVDADGKLGGLITVKDFDKSEKYPNATKDDEGRLRVGAAIGFFGDAWDRAMTLVDAGVDVIVVDTANGDSKGVLDIISRLKHEPRASHIDVIGGNVATRSGAQALIDAGADAIKVGVGPGSICTTRVVAGVGVPQVTAVYEASLAAREANVPLIADGGLQYSGDIAKALVAGADSVMLGSLLAGTTESPGELVFVNGKQFKNYRGMGSLGALQTRGKKTSYSRDRYFQADVPSDEQLIAEGIEGQVPYRGPLAAVAYQLVGGLRQSMFYVGARTIPELKQNGKFVRITAAGLKESHPHDVQMVVEAPNYRR; from the coding sequence ATGGACCAGCCGGATCCGTTCGGATTCATCGGTTTGACCTACGACGACGTCATGCTGCTCCCCGGGCACACGGACGTCATCCCGAGCGAGGCTGACACCTCCACTCGCCTGACCAAGCGCATCTCGATGGCGACCCCGCTGCTGTCGAGCGCGATGGACACCGTCACCGAGTCGCGCATGGCCGTCGCCATGGCGCGCCAGGGCGGCATCGGCATCATCCACCGCAATCTCTCGATCGAGGACCAGGCGTCGCACGTCGACAAGGTCAAGCGGTCGGAGTCGGGCATGATCACCAACCCGGTGACCACGACGCCCGACGCCACGGTCGAAGAGGTCGACGCGCTGTGCGGCCAGTTCCGCGTCAGCGGCCTGCCCGTGGTGGAGGCCGACGGCACCCTGGTCGGCATCATCACGAACCGCGACATGCGCTTCGTCTCGCCGTTCGAGCGCTCGACCACCCGCGTGCGCGACGTCATGACCCGGCAGCCGCTGATCACCGCCCCGGTGGGCATCGACCCGGACGCCGCGGTCGCCATCTTCGCCGAGCACAAGATCGAGAAGCTGCCGCTGGTCGACGCCGACGGCAAGCTGGGCGGCCTGATCACGGTGAAGGACTTCGACAAGAGCGAGAAGTACCCGAACGCCACCAAGGACGACGAGGGCCGCCTGCGCGTGGGCGCCGCCATCGGCTTCTTCGGCGACGCCTGGGACCGTGCCATGACGCTCGTCGACGCGGGCGTCGACGTGATCGTGGTCGACACGGCGAACGGCGACAGCAAGGGCGTGCTCGACATCATCAGCCGACTCAAGCACGAGCCGCGCGCCTCCCACATCGACGTCATCGGCGGCAATGTCGCGACCCGCTCGGGCGCTCAGGCGCTGATCGACGCGGGAGCGGACGCGATCAAGGTCGGCGTCGGCCCTGGCTCCATCTGCACCACGCGCGTCGTCGCGGGTGTCGGCGTGCCCCAGGTGACTGCGGTCTACGAGGCGTCGCTGGCGGCGCGGGAGGCGAACGTCCCGCTGATCGCCGACGGCGGCCTGCAGTACTCGGGCGACATCGCGAAGGCGCTCGTCGCCGGAGCGGACAGCGTCATGCTGGGCTCGCTCCTGGCCGGCACGACCGAGTCGCCGGGCGAGCTGGTGTTCGTCAACGGCAAGCAGTTCAAGAACTACCGCGGCATGGGTTCGCTGGGTGCGCTGCAGACCCGGGGCAAGAAGACCTCGTACTCGCGCGACCGCTACTTCCAGGCCGATGTGCCGAGTGACGAGCAGCTGATCGCCGAGGGCATCGAGGGCCAGGTGCCGTATCGCGGCCCGCTCGCCGCGGTCGCGTACCAGCTGGTCGGCGGCCTCCGTCAGTCGATGTTCTACGTCGGCGCGCGCACCATCCCCGAGTTGAAGCAGAACGGCAAGTTCGTCCGCATCACCGCCGCCGGGCTCAAGGAGTCGCACCCGCACGACGTGCAGATGGTCGTGGAGGCGCCGAACTACCGGCGGTAG
- a CDS encoding THUMP-like domain-containing protein translates to MERSELVELLSTEGLRLLDSLPPYETEKDVLRMVSDLRKQGHSPGLVAAVLTQAKLRRKAVGKFGDFASRMLFTEAGLEQATRLAVAARHAGRFRAAGLRRVADLGCGIGGDALALAALELEVTAVEADEVTAAIAAFNLAPFPTATVEHRRAEDVDLRDIDGVFLDPARRTAGHTQTERLTDPDDYTPSLGFAYELATGRSVGLKLGPGFDRDLIPSTAEAQWVSVDGQVVELGLWFGALARPDIHRAALVVRGDAGHELVAEADSDDEETGPLGEYLYEPDGAVIRARLIGDLARRIDGRMLADGIAYITADEPVETPFAAGFRVLETLPFAERDLRRALRDRGIGTLEIKKRGVDIDPAALRKRLALSGDRAATLVLTRVAGRHTALLAERL, encoded by the coding sequence ATGGAACGGTCGGAACTGGTGGAGCTGCTGAGCACGGAGGGGCTGCGCCTGCTCGACTCGCTGCCGCCCTACGAGACCGAGAAGGACGTGCTGCGGATGGTCTCGGACCTCCGCAAGCAAGGCCACTCCCCCGGCCTGGTGGCCGCCGTGCTCACCCAGGCGAAGCTGCGGCGCAAGGCGGTCGGGAAGTTCGGCGATTTCGCCTCCCGCATGCTGTTCACCGAGGCCGGGCTCGAGCAGGCCACCCGGCTCGCCGTCGCGGCCCGGCATGCCGGCCGTTTCCGCGCCGCCGGCCTCCGGCGGGTAGCCGACCTCGGCTGCGGCATCGGCGGCGACGCACTCGCGCTGGCCGCCCTCGAGCTGGAGGTGACCGCCGTGGAGGCGGACGAGGTCACGGCCGCCATCGCCGCCTTCAACCTCGCCCCCTTCCCCACCGCGACCGTGGAGCACCGGCGCGCCGAGGATGTCGACCTGCGGGACATCGACGGCGTCTTCCTCGACCCGGCCCGGCGCACGGCGGGGCACACGCAGACCGAGCGGCTCACCGATCCCGACGACTACACGCCGTCCCTCGGCTTCGCGTACGAGCTGGCCACGGGCCGCTCGGTCGGGCTCAAGCTCGGTCCGGGCTTCGATCGCGACCTCATCCCGTCGACCGCGGAGGCGCAGTGGGTGTCGGTCGACGGACAGGTGGTGGAGCTCGGGCTGTGGTTCGGGGCGCTTGCCCGGCCCGACATCCACCGCGCCGCCCTCGTCGTGCGCGGCGATGCGGGTCATGAGCTCGTCGCGGAGGCCGACAGCGACGACGAGGAGACCGGCCCGCTCGGCGAGTACCTGTACGAGCCCGACGGCGCGGTCATCCGCGCGCGGTTGATCGGCGACCTGGCGCGGAGGATCGACGGCCGGATGCTGGCCGACGGCATCGCGTACATCACGGCAGACGAGCCCGTCGAGACGCCGTTCGCCGCGGGGTTCCGCGTGCTCGAGACGCTGCCGTTCGCCGAGCGCGACCTCAGGCGGGCCCTGCGCGACCGAGGCATCGGCACCCTGGAGATCAAGAAACGCGGCGTGGATATCGACCCCGCCGCGCTCCGCAAGCGCCTCGCGCTGAGCGGCGACCGCGCGGCGACCCTGGTTCTCACCAGGGTCGCGGGCCGGCACACCGCGCTGCTGGCCGAGCGGCTCTGA
- the groES gene encoding co-chaperone GroES: MSVSIKPLEDRIVIKQVEAEQTTASGLVIPDTAKEKPQEGEVVAVGPGRIDDNGNRVPLDVAVGDKVLYSKYGGTEVKFGGEEFLVLSARDVLAVVVR; this comes from the coding sequence GTGTCGGTCTCCATCAAGCCGCTCGAGGATCGCATCGTCATCAAGCAGGTCGAGGCTGAGCAGACCACCGCTTCGGGTCTGGTCATCCCCGACACCGCCAAGGAGAAGCCGCAGGAGGGCGAGGTCGTGGCCGTCGGCCCCGGCCGTATCGACGACAACGGCAACCGCGTCCCGCTCGACGTGGCCGTCGGCGACAAGGTCCTCTACTCCAAGTACGGCGGAACCGAGGTCAAGTTCGGCGGCGAGGAGTTCCTCGTCCTCTCGGCCCGCGACGTGCTCGCGGTCGTCGTCCGCTGA
- a CDS encoding glycerol-3-phosphate dehydrogenase/oxidase yields the protein MVTSQSAVSTVTSNPTVAKPSRLGPAERSAAIAALRDSELDVLVVGGGIVGTGAAVDAVTRGLSVGLVEARDFASGTSSRSSKLVHGGIRYLEQLDFRLVREALIERGLLLQRIAPHLVKPVRFLYPLHKRVWERFYIGAGMMLYDIFSYTGGRPPGVPHHRHLSKRQVLRAIPSIAPNALVGGITYYDAQVDDARYTATLARTAAHYGAHVATRVRVEGFVKVGERVVGVQAHDLETDERFEIRAKQVVNATGVWTDDTQAMVGERGQFKVRASKGIHLVVPRDRFQSKMGLLLRTEKSVLFVIPWGRHWLIGTTDTDWHLDKAHPAATAADIDYLLAHVNEVLNVPLTREDVEGVYAGLRPLLAGESEETSKLSREHLVAHSVPGLVVIAGGKWTTYRVMAKDAVDAAVDALDGKIPESTTMEIALVGAEGYQAAWNRRKRIAADTGLHVARIEHFLNRYGTMTEDILALITEDPSLADPLPGADDYVGAEVVYAASHEGALHLEDVLARRTRISIEAWDRGVSAAPVAARLMAGVLGWDAEREEREVQTYLKRVAAERASQLQPDDESADRVRLEAPDIVDVDAQALKETRTARTGAPSKADADASGVTGAGAEDAPTTDG from the coding sequence ATGGTCACATCCCAGTCCGCCGTGAGCACGGTCACGTCGAATCCCACGGTCGCCAAGCCGTCGCGCCTCGGCCCCGCCGAGCGCTCGGCCGCGATCGCCGCACTCAGGGACTCCGAGCTCGACGTGCTCGTCGTCGGCGGCGGCATCGTCGGCACCGGCGCTGCGGTCGACGCCGTGACGCGCGGCCTGTCCGTCGGTCTGGTGGAGGCGCGCGACTTCGCGTCCGGCACCTCCAGCCGCTCCTCCAAGCTCGTGCACGGCGGCATCCGCTACCTCGAGCAGCTCGACTTCCGGCTGGTGCGTGAGGCGCTCATCGAGCGCGGCCTGCTGCTCCAGCGCATCGCTCCGCACCTGGTGAAGCCCGTGCGGTTCCTCTACCCGCTGCACAAGCGGGTGTGGGAGCGGTTCTACATCGGCGCGGGGATGATGCTGTACGACATCTTCTCGTACACCGGCGGGCGGCCTCCCGGGGTCCCGCACCACCGCCACCTGAGCAAGCGCCAGGTGCTGCGTGCGATCCCGAGCATCGCGCCGAACGCACTCGTCGGCGGCATCACCTACTACGACGCCCAGGTCGACGACGCGCGCTACACCGCGACCCTGGCCAGGACGGCGGCGCACTACGGCGCCCACGTGGCCACGCGCGTGCGCGTCGAGGGCTTCGTCAAGGTCGGCGAGCGCGTGGTCGGCGTGCAGGCGCACGACCTCGAGACCGACGAACGCTTCGAGATCCGCGCCAAGCAGGTCGTCAACGCGACCGGCGTCTGGACCGACGACACGCAGGCCATGGTGGGAGAGCGCGGCCAGTTCAAGGTCCGCGCATCGAAAGGCATCCACCTCGTCGTGCCGCGCGACCGGTTCCAGTCGAAGATGGGCCTGCTGCTGCGCACGGAGAAGAGCGTCCTGTTCGTCATCCCGTGGGGCCGGCACTGGCTGATCGGCACCACGGACACCGACTGGCACCTCGACAAGGCGCACCCGGCCGCGACGGCGGCCGACATCGACTACCTGCTCGCGCACGTCAACGAAGTGCTCAACGTGCCGCTGACCAGGGAGGACGTGGAGGGCGTCTACGCCGGCCTGCGCCCGCTGCTGGCGGGCGAGTCTGAGGAGACCTCCAAGCTGTCGCGGGAGCACCTCGTCGCGCACTCGGTGCCGGGGCTCGTGGTGATCGCCGGCGGCAAGTGGACGACCTACCGGGTCATGGCGAAGGACGCGGTCGACGCGGCCGTCGACGCGCTCGACGGCAAGATCCCCGAGAGCACGACGATGGAGATCGCGCTGGTCGGCGCCGAGGGTTACCAGGCCGCGTGGAACCGCCGCAAGCGGATCGCGGCCGACACCGGCCTCCACGTCGCCCGCATCGAGCACTTCCTCAACCGCTACGGCACGATGACCGAGGACATCCTCGCGCTCATCACGGAGGACCCCTCGCTCGCCGATCCGCTGCCCGGCGCGGACGACTACGTCGGCGCGGAGGTCGTATACGCGGCGTCGCACGAGGGCGCCCTGCACCTGGAGGACGTGCTCGCTCGCCGCACCCGCATCTCCATCGAGGCGTGGGACCGCGGCGTCTCGGCGGCGCCCGTCGCCGCGCGGCTGATGGCCGGCGTCCTCGGCTGGGACGCCGAGCGCGAGGAGCGTGAGGTGCAGACCTACCTCAAGCGCGTCGCCGCCGAACGGGCCAGCCAGCTGCAGCCCGACGACGAGTCCGCGGACCGCGTGCGGCTGGAGGCGCCGGACATCGTGGATGTCGACGCCCAGGCCCTCAAGGAGACGCGCACGGCACGCACGGGAGCACCCTCGAAGGCCGACGCCGACGCGTCCGGCGTGACGGGCGCCGGCGCGGAGGACGCTCCTACCACGGACGGCTGA
- a CDS encoding peptidoglycan-binding domain-containing protein yields the protein MSGALRTTPIVALWVAPVILAAVLLPMAGAAEEAAVSPSIDRMSTVGERERAYRQAVDVALTYPPEIELIGGVAGTVTSVDVAVGGAPSNGQKILSVDQRPVYIITGNSPLYRPLGRGDTGADVRTLTAFLVARALLTADEIDDVFGPRVEWAVRSFQREEGLEVTGVFDPAVVVFAPPGLESFTAVVPLLGSLISSGSPIVRGRGAITDLVLTVSGAPDQRPRPPAGALVLEMGGTDVPVSSVTPSTEEAAALAGSLTDAVARGDAKRLQGDDGTTRYSGVFLKTAAAERVGVVPGSAVLAGSAGRRCIVIGPDPAHASSEILAFAEPMPGEVGVVAIPHEFAGRRFLIDPTSAAAETRRRCR from the coding sequence ATGTCAGGCGCTCTCCGCACGACTCCCATCGTCGCGTTATGGGTGGCGCCAGTGATTCTCGCGGCGGTGTTGCTGCCGATGGCAGGCGCTGCCGAAGAAGCCGCGGTGTCGCCATCCATCGATCGGATGTCTACCGTCGGGGAGCGCGAGCGTGCGTACCGTCAGGCGGTCGACGTCGCCCTGACCTACCCGCCGGAGATCGAGCTGATCGGCGGAGTCGCTGGGACGGTCACCAGCGTCGACGTGGCCGTTGGTGGCGCCCCCTCGAACGGCCAGAAGATCCTCTCCGTGGATCAGCGGCCCGTCTACATCATCACTGGGAACTCGCCGCTGTACCGCCCGCTTGGACGAGGAGATACCGGCGCGGATGTTCGTACGCTGACCGCATTCCTTGTCGCTCGGGCACTGCTGACCGCTGATGAGATCGATGATGTCTTCGGCCCTCGCGTCGAATGGGCAGTGCGTTCCTTCCAGCGCGAGGAGGGGCTCGAGGTTACCGGTGTATTCGATCCTGCCGTGGTCGTATTCGCGCCGCCCGGTCTTGAGAGCTTCACCGCGGTCGTTCCGCTTCTCGGTTCTCTGATCTCGTCCGGCTCGCCGATCGTGCGCGGACGCGGCGCGATCACTGACTTGGTCCTCACCGTCTCGGGCGCGCCCGACCAGCGCCCGCGGCCACCGGCTGGCGCCCTGGTGCTCGAGATGGGCGGCACGGACGTTCCGGTCTCGTCAGTGACCCCCTCGACAGAGGAGGCTGCCGCACTTGCCGGAAGCCTGACCGACGCGGTGGCTCGAGGTGATGCAAAGCGGTTGCAGGGCGACGACGGCACGACCAGGTATTCCGGGGTGTTCCTGAAGACCGCCGCCGCAGAGCGCGTCGGGGTGGTCCCGGGCTCTGCCGTTCTAGCGGGCAGCGCTGGACGGAGGTGCATCGTCATCGGGCCGGACCCGGCTCACGCCTCGAGCGAGATCCTGGCATTCGCCGAGCCGATGCCAGGCGAGGTCGGCGTCGTCGCCATCCCTCATGAATTCGCCGGGCGTCGCTTCCTCATCGATCCGACGTCCGCCGCGGCCGAGACGAGGCGGCGATGCAGATAA
- a CDS encoding GuaB3 family IMP dehydrogenase-related protein, with protein sequence MEIEIGRAKRARRVYAFDDIAVVPSRRTRDPEDVSVSWSIDAYQFDIPFLAAPMDSVVSPTTAIMMGQLGGLGVLDLEGVWTRYEDPEPLLAEIRELPADQATARMQQIYSEAIKPELVTQRLAEIRAGGVTVAGALSPQRTQELYETVVEAGVDLFVIRGTTVSAEHVSKNVEPLNLKKFIYELDVPVVVGGAATYTAALHLMRTGAAGVLVGFGGGAASTTRSTLGIHAPMATAVADVAGARRDYMDESGGRYVHVIADGGLGSSGDIVKAIACGADAVMLGTTLARATDAPGGGWHWGAEAHHAHLPRGNRVQVGQVAPLEEILYGPAPVAEGSANLVGALRRSMATTGYSDLKEFQRVEVVVAPYQAH encoded by the coding sequence ATGGAGATCGAGATCGGCCGCGCCAAGCGCGCCCGCCGCGTGTACGCCTTCGACGACATCGCTGTGGTGCCCAGCCGCCGCACGCGCGACCCCGAAGACGTCTCGGTCTCGTGGAGCATCGACGCCTACCAGTTCGACATCCCGTTCCTCGCCGCGCCGATGGACTCCGTGGTCTCGCCGACCACCGCGATCATGATGGGCCAGCTGGGCGGCCTGGGTGTGCTCGACCTCGAGGGCGTCTGGACCCGCTACGAGGACCCGGAGCCGCTGCTCGCCGAGATCCGGGAGCTGCCGGCCGACCAGGCGACGGCCCGCATGCAGCAGATCTACTCCGAGGCGATCAAGCCGGAGCTGGTCACGCAGCGCCTCGCGGAGATCCGCGCGGGCGGTGTCACGGTCGCCGGCGCGCTGTCGCCGCAGCGCACGCAGGAGCTCTACGAGACCGTGGTGGAGGCAGGGGTCGACCTGTTCGTCATCCGCGGCACCACCGTGTCGGCGGAGCACGTCTCGAAGAACGTCGAGCCGCTCAACCTCAAGAAGTTCATCTACGAGCTCGACGTGCCCGTCGTGGTCGGCGGCGCGGCCACCTACACGGCGGCCCTGCACCTCATGCGCACCGGCGCGGCCGGCGTGCTCGTCGGGTTCGGCGGGGGCGCGGCCTCCACCACCCGCTCCACCCTGGGCATCCACGCGCCGATGGCCACGGCCGTCGCCGACGTCGCCGGCGCGCGCCGCGACTACATGGACGAGTCGGGCGGCCGCTACGTGCACGTCATCGCGGACGGCGGCCTCGGCAGCTCCGGCGACATCGTCAAGGCGATCGCGTGCGGCGCCGACGCGGTCATGCTCGGCACCACGCTCGCCCGTGCCACCGACGCCCCCGGCGGCGGCTGGCACTGGGGCGCGGAGGCGCACCACGCCCACCTGCCGCGCGGCAACCGCGTGCAGGTCGGCCAGGTGGCCCCGTTGGAGGAGATCCTGTACGGACCCGCGCCCGTCGCCGAGGGGTCTGCGAATCTGGTGGGAGCCTTGCGGAGGAGCATGGCGACGACGGGATACTCGGACCTGAAGGAGTTCCAGCGCGTCGAGGTCGTGGTCGCGCCGTACCAAGCGCACTAG
- a CDS encoding ATP-binding cassette domain-containing protein, which yields MQITVAHASVRFGRRIVLHDFSAVFPTHRVTALTGPSGSGKSTLLSAMSGFTRLDSGRIAVGPGLDEPDPSLVAWVPQGSNALGARSARENVMMGALSRGVALSEAARLADEQLRILGLGERADTAAMLLSGGELQRVGFARALVSRRPIIFADEPSASLDEQNTKLLATVLHDLASVTTIVVATHDPLLVGAAQHQVSLRGRGG from the coding sequence ATGCAGATAACCGTGGCGCACGCCTCTGTCCGGTTCGGACGGCGGATCGTCCTCCACGACTTCTCGGCGGTCTTCCCGACGCATCGGGTAACCGCCCTGACCGGACCCTCCGGAAGTGGGAAGTCGACCCTGCTGAGCGCGATGTCCGGCTTCACCCGGCTCGACAGCGGCCGGATCGCTGTGGGACCCGGACTCGACGAGCCGGATCCCTCGTTGGTCGCCTGGGTGCCGCAGGGATCGAATGCGCTGGGCGCCCGAAGCGCTCGGGAAAATGTGATGATGGGCGCCCTCAGCCGCGGTGTGGCTCTTTCCGAGGCCGCTCGGCTGGCAGACGAACAGCTGAGGATTCTCGGTCTGGGGGAGCGCGCCGACACCGCTGCGATGCTCTTGTCCGGTGGTGAGCTTCAACGCGTCGGTTTCGCGCGGGCCCTGGTCTCGCGTCGGCCCATCATCTTCGCCGACGAGCCGTCGGCGAGCCTCGACGAGCAGAACACGAAGCTGCTCGCGACCGTGCTGCATGATCTCGCCTCGGTGACGACCATCGTCGTCGCCACCCATGATCCCCTGCTTGTCGGTGCTGCTCAGCATCAGGTGTCATTGCGCGGGCGGGGCGGATGA
- a CDS encoding MalY/PatB family protein, with translation MTLHADPIDLLRTRTSEKWTAYPDDVLPLFVAEMDYPLAPPIAAALHAAVDRNDTGYIGAGRGLHHAFADYARSAWGWEVDPAAVRTTSDIGVVLVEALRRLIEPGDRVVITPPVYPPFFSYVPEAGGVVEEVPLLQTDADPGWSLDLAGLERAFAGGARALLLCNPHNPLGLVHPADELAAVAELADRYGVPVVSDEVHAPLVHRDAVFTPFLAVSEAARRVGVAAHSASKAWNLAGLKCAFFVTASPSQRALVDGLPVEVEERTSLFGLIAAEAAYREGAPWLSDALDAIEANRRLLTDLLAEHLPDSRYREPRASYLAWVDLRAYGWGDDPAARILEEARVALGNGPQFGREGAGFARINLACDPKVLRDAVLRVGGMRR, from the coding sequence GTGACTCTCCACGCCGACCCCATCGACCTCCTCCGCACCCGCACGAGCGAGAAGTGGACCGCGTATCCCGACGACGTGCTCCCCCTCTTCGTCGCCGAGATGGACTACCCGCTGGCCCCGCCGATCGCGGCCGCGCTGCACGCGGCCGTCGACCGCAACGACACCGGGTACATCGGCGCCGGGCGCGGGCTTCACCACGCCTTCGCCGACTACGCGCGCTCGGCGTGGGGATGGGAGGTGGACCCCGCGGCCGTGCGCACCACCTCCGACATCGGCGTCGTCCTCGTGGAGGCGCTGCGCCGGCTGATCGAGCCCGGCGACCGGGTCGTCATCACGCCTCCGGTCTACCCGCCGTTCTTCTCGTACGTCCCGGAGGCCGGGGGTGTCGTGGAGGAGGTCCCTCTGCTGCAGACGGACGCCGACCCCGGCTGGTCGCTCGACCTGGCGGGGCTCGAGCGAGCCTTCGCGGGAGGCGCCCGCGCCCTCCTGCTGTGCAACCCCCACAACCCGCTCGGGCTGGTGCATCCCGCGGACGAGCTCGCCGCCGTCGCCGAGCTCGCCGACCGCTACGGCGTCCCCGTCGTCAGCGACGAGGTGCACGCCCCGCTGGTGCACCGCGACGCCGTCTTCACCCCGTTCCTCGCGGTGTCGGAGGCCGCACGACGGGTCGGTGTCGCCGCGCACTCCGCGAGCAAGGCGTGGAACCTGGCCGGCCTCAAGTGCGCCTTCTTCGTCACCGCCTCGCCGTCGCAGCGAGCGCTGGTCGACGGCCTCCCGGTCGAGGTGGAGGAGCGCACCAGCCTCTTCGGCCTGATCGCCGCCGAGGCGGCGTACCGCGAGGGCGCGCCGTGGCTGTCGGACGCGCTGGACGCGATCGAGGCGAACCGCCGGCTCCTGACGGACCTCTTGGCGGAGCACCTCCCCGACTCCCGCTACCGCGAGCCCCGCGCCAGCTACCTCGCCTGGGTCGACCTCCGCGCCTACGGGTGGGGCGACGACCCTGCCGCCCGCATCCTCGAAGAGGCCCGCGTCGCCCTGGGCAACGGGCCGCAGTTCGGAAGGGAGGGCGCAGGGTTCGCGCGTATCAACCTCGCGTGCGACCCGAAGGTACTGAGAGATGCGGTGCTGAGGGTCGGTGGGATGCGCCGCTGA